One part of the Parabacteroides distasonis ATCC 8503 genome encodes these proteins:
- a CDS encoding M81 family metallopeptidase, which yields MNRNLVLLGICLLAVSFVGETFGQKKKPRIGIAGIQIENSVFVPNRQPLVGHPVRMPDYLSPDSAMGQAATWLPTQIGYGGGRGPVTKESYDAFVEKTLEMIKANMPYDAFWFYNHGACSVEGVADPEGEFMEKVRSLIGNDVLTTTTMDLHGNTSWLVALNSDLITTYRQAPHADSRESHRRGVVNLLERLESGKGRPAYKAWVAVPVLVSGEWSSTRVEPAKSLYALVPEVEAMPGVIDAGIWIGYVWGDNPRNQGTVMVYGDDEEQVKAGAKKLAQKFWDVRKQFSLEAPGYSLEKCIDLAVASKKKPFFISDMGDNPGGGGSGEVTWTLARLLKRPEFQTDKGKSVLYCSIPGEEVVKQARKVGVGGHVEGMVGAMVDNSYEGPVKLSGTVVYVSPEEDKNAESWRRKRDIAIVKTGSVYVVVGTSSPTPNLEGSGIDPKEMDIVMVKQGYLVTQWYNIQADWVMAFTRGGVDQDFKKLPYKNIVRPMFPIDPDMADPELNVIMVPSAKHYYGR from the coding sequence ATGAATAGGAATTTAGTATTGCTCGGAATCTGTCTCTTGGCCGTATCGTTCGTTGGAGAGACCTTTGGACAGAAGAAAAAACCTCGTATCGGTATTGCCGGTATACAGATAGAAAACAGCGTGTTCGTCCCGAATAGGCAACCGCTCGTAGGACACCCCGTAAGAATGCCAGACTATCTCAGCCCAGACTCCGCAATGGGACAGGCGGCCACTTGGCTTCCCACGCAGATTGGCTATGGCGGTGGAAGAGGCCCCGTGACAAAAGAATCGTACGACGCGTTTGTGGAAAAAACATTGGAGATGATCAAGGCCAATATGCCATATGACGCCTTCTGGTTTTATAACCACGGAGCTTGTAGCGTGGAAGGCGTAGCCGATCCCGAGGGTGAATTCATGGAGAAGGTGCGTAGCTTGATCGGAAACGATGTCTTGACTACCACCACGATGGACCTTCACGGAAATACGTCTTGGTTGGTAGCTCTCAACTCCGATTTGATTACGACTTATCGTCAAGCACCGCATGCGGATTCTCGCGAATCGCATCGGCGAGGGGTCGTCAATTTGTTGGAACGTCTTGAGTCGGGGAAAGGACGTCCGGCATACAAGGCATGGGTTGCTGTTCCTGTCCTAGTATCCGGCGAATGGTCGAGTACTCGCGTCGAGCCTGCGAAATCGCTGTACGCATTGGTTCCCGAGGTTGAAGCCATGCCCGGAGTGATAGACGCAGGGATCTGGATCGGTTATGTTTGGGGAGACAACCCACGGAACCAAGGAACCGTGATGGTTTACGGTGACGATGAGGAGCAGGTTAAAGCCGGTGCGAAGAAACTCGCCCAGAAATTCTGGGATGTCCGTAAGCAGTTCTCGCTGGAAGCTCCGGGATATTCGCTCGAGAAATGTATCGATCTGGCAGTAGCAAGTAAAAAGAAGCCTTTCTTTATCAGTGATATGGGAGATAATCCCGGTGGAGGTGGTTCAGGTGAGGTCACTTGGACTTTGGCGAGGCTCTTGAAACGCCCGGAATTCCAGACCGATAAGGGAAAGAGCGTTCTTTATTGCTCCATCCCGGGAGAAGAAGTGGTTAAGCAGGCACGTAAGGTCGGCGTAGGCGGACACGTAGAAGGCATGGTAGGTGCCATGGTCGATAATTCCTACGAAGGTCCCGTGAAATTGTCGGGTACCGTGGTTTATGTCAGCCCGGAAGAAGACAAGAACGCGGAATCATGGAGACGGAAAAGGGATATCGCTATCGTAAAGACCGGAAGCGTTTATGTGGTAGTAGGCACATCGTCTCCCACTCCAAACCTAGAGGGTTCAGGTATCGATCCGAAGGAAATGGATATCGTAATGGTTAAACAAGGTTACCTTGTAACCCAATGGTACAATATACAAGCGGATTGGGTGATGGCTTTTACAAGGGGAGGCGTGGATCAGGACTTCAAGAAACTTCCCTATAAGAATATCGTGAGACCGATGTTCCCGATCGATCCAGACATGGCTGATCCGGAATTGAACGTTATCATGGTTCCTTCCGCCAAGCATTACTATGGCAGATAG
- the metH gene encoding methionine synthase codes for MNKERFLRLLNERILILDGGMGTMIQSFKLNEQDYRGERFADFPGQLKGNNDLLCITRPDVIQSIHRQYLDAGADIFATNTFNANAISMADYAMEAYVREINLAAGRLSREVADTYMAEHPDRTIFVAGSIGPTNKTASMSPDVSDPAYRAVTYKDLYNAYKEQVEGLVDGGVDIILFETTFDTLNVKAGLEAAEVVLKEKEKDLPIMLSLTLSAQGGRTFSGQTLLAFLASIQHTHIVSVGLNCSFGAADMKPYLQELAKYAPYYISAYPNAGLPNSFGTYDETPDKMAQHVKPFVEEGLVNIIGGCCGTTPAHISRYPELVKGAKPHIPALKPDCLWLSGLELLEVKPENNFVNVGERCNVAGSRKFLRLIKEGSYEEALTIARKQVEDGAQVIDINMDDGMLDAVKEMKTFLNLIASEPDIARVPVMIDSSKWEVIEEGLMCVQGKSIVNSISLKEGEEVFLKHAARIKQLGAAAVVMAFDEKGQADTYERKIEICERAYRLLIEKIDFNPQDIIFDPNVLAIATGMEEHNGYGLAFIRAVEWIKKNLPGAKVSGGVSNLSFSFRGNNHVREAMHSVFLYHAIGKGMDMGIVNPSTSVLYEDIEPEFRTLLEDVILARRPEAAEELITYAQNLHVQASGETPEKHEAWRELSLKERLEHALIKGIGDYLEDDLQEALRTYSHAVDIIDGPLMSGMNKVGELFGAGKMFLPQVVKTARTMKKAVAILQPAIESEKKASGSAKAGKVIFATVKGDVHDIGKNIVSIVLSCNNYEVIDLGVMVPADVIIKKAIEEKPDLVCLSGLITPSLEEMAHVADEMQKAGLTIPMMVGGATTSKLHTAVKIAPHYDYPVIHVLDASQNPLIAAKLLNPDTRDAYIRELEQEQEALRASLGQKKETLASLSEARKHPIEIDWTGYTPVVPARMGVHVIPYIPLEEVIPYIHWTFFFSAWKLNGRFSEISQIHGCDSCRASWLAGFPEKDRAKATEAMQLYKDAVRLLDRLVNMKVEYCKAIYGFFSANSEGDTIRMGDIALPLLRQQVKKEENIYKCLSDYVIPVSEERTDYVGAFVVTAGAGADCLKDKFEEEGDTYNSMLLQTLTDRLAEATAEYLHEKVRKEYWGYAKDESLSIPDLYKVKYQGIRPAIGYPSLPDQLLNFTLDGLLDMSRIGVSLTENGAMYPTASVSGIYIAHPSSQYFMIGSIDEEQMRDYASRRNLTEEQARKLLSKNIG; via the coding sequence ATGAATAAGGAACGATTTCTGCGACTCTTGAATGAGCGCATTTTGATCTTGGATGGTGGTATGGGTACCATGATCCAAAGTTTCAAACTAAACGAACAAGATTACCGAGGCGAACGTTTCGCCGATTTTCCGGGACAGTTGAAGGGGAACAATGATTTATTGTGTATCACCCGCCCGGATGTAATCCAGTCTATTCATCGTCAGTATTTGGATGCGGGAGCAGATATCTTCGCTACGAATACGTTTAACGCGAATGCTATTTCCATGGCAGATTATGCGATGGAGGCCTATGTACGTGAGATAAATCTGGCCGCCGGACGATTGTCGAGGGAAGTGGCGGATACCTATATGGCAGAGCATCCGGATCGTACGATCTTCGTGGCCGGATCGATCGGTCCTACCAATAAGACAGCTTCCATGAGTCCGGATGTAAGCGATCCCGCTTATCGTGCCGTAACTTATAAAGATTTGTATAATGCCTACAAGGAGCAAGTCGAGGGACTTGTTGACGGCGGGGTGGATATCATCCTTTTCGAGACTACTTTCGATACGTTGAACGTAAAAGCGGGATTGGAAGCGGCTGAGGTCGTGTTGAAAGAGAAAGAAAAAGACCTGCCGATTATGTTGTCTTTGACTTTATCCGCGCAAGGTGGACGAACATTTTCCGGACAGACTTTATTGGCCTTCTTAGCTTCCATACAGCATACACATATTGTTTCGGTTGGCTTAAACTGCTCTTTCGGAGCGGCGGATATGAAGCCCTATTTACAAGAGTTGGCGAAGTATGCCCCCTATTATATCAGCGCTTATCCGAACGCCGGATTGCCGAATAGTTTTGGTACCTATGACGAGACGCCGGATAAAATGGCCCAACATGTGAAGCCTTTTGTGGAAGAGGGATTAGTGAACATTATCGGAGGCTGTTGCGGAACGACTCCAGCGCATATCTCCCGGTATCCGGAGTTGGTGAAAGGAGCTAAACCGCATATCCCGGCTTTGAAACCGGATTGCCTGTGGCTGTCGGGCTTGGAACTGCTGGAGGTGAAACCGGAGAATAATTTCGTGAACGTGGGAGAGCGTTGTAATGTGGCCGGTTCTCGGAAATTCTTACGCTTGATAAAAGAAGGCAGTTATGAGGAAGCGTTGACGATCGCTCGTAAGCAAGTGGAGGATGGCGCCCAAGTGATCGATATCAATATGGACGATGGTATGTTGGATGCCGTGAAAGAAATGAAGACATTCTTAAACTTGATCGCCTCCGAACCGGATATTGCCCGTGTACCCGTCATGATCGATTCTTCTAAATGGGAAGTGATCGAGGAAGGCTTGATGTGCGTGCAAGGAAAGAGCATCGTGAATTCCATCTCCTTGAAAGAAGGAGAGGAGGTCTTCCTTAAACATGCCGCCCGTATTAAGCAACTGGGTGCGGCTGCGGTCGTGATGGCTTTCGACGAGAAGGGGCAGGCGGATACCTATGAAAGAAAGATTGAGATTTGTGAACGGGCCTATCGCCTATTGATCGAGAAGATCGATTTCAATCCCCAAGATATTATTTTTGACCCGAACGTATTGGCGATCGCTACCGGTATGGAGGAACATAATGGCTATGGTCTGGCGTTTATCCGTGCCGTTGAATGGATCAAGAAGAACTTGCCGGGTGCGAAGGTGAGTGGTGGTGTAAGTAATTTATCTTTCTCTTTCCGGGGGAACAATCATGTACGCGAGGCTATGCATTCCGTATTTCTATATCATGCGATCGGGAAGGGGATGGATATGGGTATCGTGAATCCGTCTACCTCCGTACTTTATGAGGATATAGAGCCGGAGTTCCGTACCTTGTTGGAAGACGTGATCTTGGCACGCCGTCCGGAAGCTGCCGAGGAATTAATTACTTATGCTCAAAATTTACATGTTCAAGCTTCCGGAGAAACTCCGGAGAAGCATGAGGCTTGGCGTGAGCTTTCATTGAAGGAGCGTTTGGAGCATGCCTTAATCAAAGGGATCGGAGACTATTTGGAGGATGATTTACAAGAAGCCTTGCGGACTTATTCGCATGCCGTGGATATAATTGACGGTCCGTTAATGAGCGGAATGAATAAGGTCGGCGAGTTATTCGGTGCCGGAAAGATGTTTCTCCCTCAAGTCGTGAAGACCGCACGTACGATGAAAAAGGCCGTGGCTATTTTACAACCGGCCATTGAATCTGAAAAGAAAGCTTCCGGCTCCGCGAAGGCCGGTAAAGTGATTTTCGCTACGGTAAAAGGGGATGTACATGATATCGGTAAGAATATCGTCTCTATCGTATTGTCTTGTAATAACTACGAGGTGATTGATTTAGGGGTAATGGTTCCCGCAGATGTGATCATAAAGAAAGCGATCGAGGAGAAACCGGATCTGGTTTGCTTATCCGGCCTGATAACCCCTTCTTTAGAAGAGATGGCGCATGTTGCGGACGAGATGCAGAAAGCGGGACTTACGATTCCTATGATGGTGGGTGGCGCTACGACCTCCAAATTGCATACGGCGGTGAAGATCGCTCCGCATTATGATTATCCGGTGATTCATGTGCTGGATGCCTCACAGAATCCGTTGATCGCCGCCAAACTATTGAATCCAGATACCCGTGACGCTTATATCAGGGAGTTGGAACAAGAACAAGAAGCCTTGCGTGCCTCTTTAGGGCAGAAGAAAGAGACCTTGGCTTCTCTTTCAGAGGCTCGTAAGCATCCGATAGAAATAGATTGGACCGGGTATACACCGGTTGTTCCGGCCCGGATGGGGGTACATGTTATCCCTTATATCCCCTTGGAAGAAGTGATTCCTTATATCCACTGGACCTTCTTTTTTAGCGCATGGAAATTGAATGGCCGTTTCTCGGAAATCTCCCAGATACATGGTTGCGATTCTTGTCGTGCCTCTTGGTTGGCCGGATTCCCGGAAAAAGATCGTGCGAAGGCTACCGAGGCGATGCAATTATACAAGGATGCTGTTAGGTTATTGGATCGGCTGGTCAATATGAAGGTTGAATATTGTAAAGCGATTTACGGATTTTTCTCAGCGAATAGTGAAGGGGATACGATCCGAATGGGTGATATAGCGCTGCCTTTATTACGTCAGCAAGTAAAAAAAGAGGAAAATATTTATAAATGTCTTTCCGATTATGTAATACCGGTTTCCGAGGAGCGAACTGATTATGTAGGGGCGTTTGTCGTTACCGCTGGAGCTGGCGCTGATTGTTTGAAGGATAAATTTGAGGAAGAAGGCGATACCTATAATTCAATGTTGCTGCAAACCTTGACCGATCGCCTAGCGGAAGCTACAGCCGAATATCTTCATGAGAAAGTACGTAAAGAATATTGGGGATATGCTAAAGACGAATCCTTGTCTATCCCGGATCTTTACAAGGTGAAATACCAAGGAATCCGTCCGGCTATCGGTTACCCTTCTCTACCGGATCAATTATTGAATTTCACATTGGATGGATTGCTCGATATGTCGCGAATTGGTGTTTCGTTAACCGAGAATGGTGCCATGTATCCTACGGCTTCGGTTAGTGGGATTTATATTGCCCATCCCTCTTCTCAATATTTCATGATCGGTTCTATCGATGAGGAGCAGATGAGAGATTATGCGAGCCGCCGGAATTTAACGGAGGAACAAGCCCGAAAGTTGTTGAGTAAGAATATAGGATAA
- a CDS encoding SusC/RagA family TonB-linked outer membrane protein: MKLTSIPLFVFTTGVYASVHSPNMRIKSDIMIIEKPSIVSTPQQNTRQITGTVIDATGMPIIGANVMVKGTTNGTITDIDGKFTLEVAKDAILQVSYIGYMNQEIPVGNKSVLSISLQEDTQKLDEVVVIGYGTMKKSDITGAISSVSEEKIARQAVANVSTALQGLATGVSVTSSSGSPGSAATIRIRGVGTVNDAEPLFVVDGMPVTDINYLNTSDIQSMEVLKDASASAIYGSRGANGVILITTKKGAAGKTTVTLDAYWGMNKILNNLDLMSGPEWYDYQEQLNTVRSVPINLALVNRNVSTNWMDEITHTAFMHNYSVGISGGKENDYKFNLGLNYINQDGTIKKSNYERFSVRQSTEKTVLKDHLVVGTNASIARSTDASISERNSSNVYDSDYGVVSNAIRLDPVTPAQNADGSYGYSPYIDYYNPLASIMYRDNQREKLAFIGNMYGEWQIIKGLKFKSSFGAEIRRVDNKTFSPVYEVSSSQRNLESSLSKSQTKGHYYTFENTLSYEKTFAKKHSISALVGYTNEWGKQETLSVNARDLIGESDNLHYIDATLDKNKTTASNSATEYGLMSYLGRLHYDYNNKYLITATFRRDGSSKFSSKNRWGNFPSFALGWRIDNEPFFQKLNAEWVSSLKLRGGWGQIGNQNITNYVDRSLLSLSTQYGALFGARENETLYQGIAVSRLGNPDIKWETTESLNIGLDASFFNTRMVFSFEYYYKTTKDMLLAAPMPIYMGYASNTYTNIGEANNRGIEMNLEWRDKTESGFEYNVGVNMSTIRNRMTKLNGGTPISDGPFRNGSMYLTYTNEGMPIGAFWGYKTDGLIQTQEQLNAVKRADFQPNAELGDVLFVDTNGDGKLDSSDRCMIGNPIPDIIYGINMGMAWKGFDLNLQFGGTIGNQIFNAMRYYTYFPNDITNKDRALMNYWTPNNTNTDIPRLTATDVNDNDRFSDMYVENGTYFRLRNAQLGYTLPASLTQRIKLQKVRFYVSGQNLFTISSYSGMDPEVGQSSSLSRGIDYGIYPQNISFTGGINVTF; encoded by the coding sequence ATGAAGTTAACCTCAATCCCGCTATTTGTTTTTACCACAGGTGTATACGCTTCCGTACACTCCCCAAACATGCGCATTAAAAGCGACATCATGATTATAGAGAAACCATCAATCGTATCCACCCCGCAACAAAACACCCGTCAGATCACCGGAACCGTGATTGATGCTACCGGTATGCCGATAATTGGCGCCAATGTGATGGTAAAAGGGACAACAAACGGGACAATAACGGATATAGATGGAAAATTCACGTTAGAAGTAGCCAAAGACGCTATTTTACAAGTGTCCTATATCGGTTATATGAACCAGGAGATTCCGGTAGGCAATAAATCGGTTTTAAGCATCTCCTTGCAAGAGGACACACAAAAGTTGGATGAGGTGGTAGTGATTGGCTACGGTACGATGAAGAAAAGTGATATCACGGGGGCTATCTCGTCCGTGAGCGAGGAGAAAATCGCTCGCCAAGCAGTGGCCAATGTTTCTACCGCATTGCAAGGCTTGGCTACCGGTGTATCCGTCACTTCCAGTTCCGGATCTCCGGGTTCCGCCGCCACGATCCGTATCAGAGGTGTCGGTACGGTAAACGACGCGGAACCATTGTTCGTCGTGGACGGGATGCCCGTGACGGATATAAACTACCTGAACACATCGGATATACAGTCTATGGAGGTGCTTAAAGACGCTTCCGCTTCCGCTATCTACGGTTCCCGCGGTGCGAACGGCGTAATCCTTATCACTACGAAAAAAGGCGCCGCTGGAAAAACCACCGTTACGCTCGATGCGTATTGGGGTATGAACAAAATATTGAATAATCTCGATTTGATGTCAGGTCCAGAATGGTACGACTATCAGGAACAGTTGAACACAGTGAGGAGCGTTCCCATCAACTTGGCCCTTGTTAATCGTAATGTTTCCACCAATTGGATGGACGAGATTACGCATACGGCCTTTATGCATAACTACAGTGTCGGCATAAGCGGTGGTAAAGAGAACGACTATAAATTCAATCTGGGCTTGAACTATATCAACCAAGATGGAACGATCAAGAAATCCAACTACGAACGGTTCAGTGTCCGTCAAAGCACGGAAAAAACGGTGCTCAAAGATCATTTGGTAGTGGGTACCAACGCGTCGATCGCGAGATCTACCGACGCAAGTATTAGTGAGCGCAACAGTAGTAATGTGTACGACTCCGACTATGGTGTCGTAAGTAACGCAATCCGTTTGGATCCGGTAACTCCCGCCCAAAACGCAGACGGTTCATATGGTTACTCTCCTTATATTGACTACTATAACCCATTGGCAAGTATCATGTATCGGGATAATCAGCGGGAGAAACTTGCTTTCATCGGCAATATGTATGGGGAATGGCAGATTATAAAAGGATTGAAGTTCAAGAGTAGCTTCGGAGCGGAAATCAGAAGGGTAGACAATAAAACCTTCTCGCCTGTCTATGAGGTATCCTCAAGCCAAAGAAATTTAGAGAGTAGTTTATCGAAGTCGCAGACCAAAGGGCACTACTATACGTTCGAGAATACCCTTTCGTATGAGAAAACGTTTGCCAAGAAGCACTCCATATCCGCTCTCGTAGGTTATACCAACGAATGGGGTAAGCAGGAAACCTTGAGCGTAAACGCGAGAGATCTTATCGGAGAGTCGGATAACCTGCATTATATAGACGCTACGCTGGACAAGAACAAGACCACGGCCAGCAATAGCGCTACGGAATATGGTTTGATGTCTTATCTGGGCCGCCTACACTACGATTACAATAACAAATACCTTATTACGGCCACTTTCCGGCGAGACGGTTCCTCTAAATTCTCTTCCAAGAATCGCTGGGGTAACTTCCCCTCGTTCGCTCTAGGTTGGAGAATCGACAACGAACCGTTCTTCCAGAAATTGAACGCCGAATGGGTTTCCTCCTTGAAACTCCGCGGGGGCTGGGGACAGATCGGAAATCAGAATATCACCAATTATGTGGATCGTAGTTTGCTGTCATTGAGTACGCAATACGGCGCTTTATTCGGAGCGAGAGAGAATGAGACCTTGTATCAAGGTATTGCCGTGAGCAGATTGGGCAATCCGGATATTAAATGGGAAACCACTGAATCTCTGAATATCGGTCTTGACGCAAGCTTCTTTAACACCCGCATGGTCTTCAGCTTCGAGTATTATTACAAGACAACGAAGGACATGCTGCTGGCCGCTCCTATGCCTATCTACATGGGATATGCCAGCAACACCTACACCAATATCGGCGAGGCGAACAACCGCGGTATCGAGATGAATCTCGAGTGGAGAGACAAGACCGAAAGCGGTTTCGAATACAACGTGGGAGTAAATATGTCGACCATCCGTAACCGCATGACGAAATTGAATGGTGGCACACCAATCTCCGATGGACCATTCCGAAACGGAAGCATGTACCTCACCTATACGAATGAAGGTATGCCTATCGGTGCGTTCTGGGGCTATAAGACAGACGGGCTTATCCAAACACAGGAACAGTTGAATGCCGTTAAGCGGGCGGATTTCCAACCTAATGCCGAATTGGGCGATGTATTGTTCGTAGATACGAATGGCGATGGCAAGTTAGACTCAAGTGATAGATGCATGATCGGTAATCCTATTCCGGATATCATATACGGTATCAACATGGGTATGGCGTGGAAAGGCTTCGACCTCAATTTGCAGTTTGGTGGAACAATCGGTAATCAGATATTTAACGCGATGCGTTATTACACCTACTTCCCGAACGATATAACGAACAAGGATAGAGCGTTAATGAACTATTGGACGCCAAATAATACAAATACGGACATCCCTCGCCTGACGGCTACGGACGTAAACGACAATGACCGCTTCTCGGACATGTACGTAGAAAACGGGACTTATTTCCGCTTGAGAAATGCCCAGCTAGGTTATACCCTGCCCGCTTCTCTCACGCAGAGGATAAAACTACAGAAGGTACGTTTTTATGTAAGCGGCCAGAACTTGTTTACGATATCTAGTTACTCGGGTATGGATCCGGAAGTGGGTCAATCCAGCTCTTTGTCTAGAGGCATAGATTACGGTATCTATCCTCAGAACATTTCATTCACCGGAGGTATTAATGTTACTTTTTAA
- a CDS encoding tyrosine-type recombinase/integrase, with product MDEKGFVEGVRRYMSQLREEKRYSSAKSYQDALNSFIKYSGTENISYSDINKANLHRYEAYLLENDCMRNTVSTYIRRLRCIYNKAVENGDAEYIPGLFQGVFTGVESKRKKSLSLENQHKLMTVKVESEVLRETQLVVCLLFQYAGMSFVDFAHLKERNIKNGILDYNRQKTGTPMRLEILDTAELMRKELMGDKKPASGYLFPFLSGTKTGYEAYLEYNAALSRFNRNLKALKKAAGIASDVTSYTIRHSFAMALKEQNVPIEMISELLGHKSIKTTQIYLRSFSLEKMTEVNSTCFGCVYNYVSKVG from the coding sequence ATGGATGAGAAAGGATTCGTGGAAGGGGTGAGAAGGTATATGTCCCAGTTACGAGAGGAAAAGCGTTATTCCTCCGCCAAAAGTTATCAGGATGCGTTGAACTCCTTTATAAAGTATAGTGGAACAGAGAACATTTCCTATTCGGATATCAATAAGGCCAATCTTCACCGATATGAGGCTTATTTGTTGGAAAACGATTGCATGCGTAATACGGTCTCCACGTATATCCGCCGTTTGCGTTGTATTTATAACAAGGCGGTGGAGAATGGTGATGCGGAATATATCCCCGGTTTGTTCCAAGGAGTTTTTACGGGAGTGGAGAGTAAGCGCAAGAAATCCCTATCCTTAGAGAACCAACATAAGTTGATGACGGTGAAGGTAGAGAGTGAGGTGCTAAGGGAGACACAACTGGTCGTTTGTTTGTTGTTTCAGTATGCAGGAATGTCGTTCGTGGACTTCGCCCACCTAAAAGAAAGGAATATCAAAAACGGGATATTGGACTATAATCGGCAGAAGACAGGCACACCGATGAGACTGGAAATCTTGGATACGGCAGAATTGATGCGCAAGGAATTAATGGGTGACAAGAAGCCGGCCTCAGGCTATTTATTCCCTTTTTTGAGTGGAACGAAGACGGGCTATGAGGCATATCTCGAATACAATGCGGCCCTATCTCGGTTCAATCGAAATTTGAAGGCGTTGAAAAAGGCCGCTGGAATAGCATCGGATGTTACCTCTTATACGATCCGCCATTCCTTTGCCATGGCATTGAAAGAGCAAAATGTCCCTATAGAAATGATCAGTGAATTATTGGGGCATAAGTCCATCAAGACCACCCAGATTTATCTGAGAAGTTTCTCTTTAGAAAAAATGACAGAGGTGAATAGCACTTGCTTTGGTTGTGTCTATAATTATGTGTCGAAAGTGGGATGA
- a CDS encoding RagB/SusD family nutrient uptake outer membrane protein, which produces MFKNKYIIGIVLAILTGFSSCADLDLAPLGSPEAGDISEERQAFLRLTAVYSVMKDFRYTWSMQCFGDVLSNDATYSGSSNDAQTFTLLENYQYQADHTEILNKYRYSYQCINKANLFIRDMEMADDALFSKYDKEQMIGEAKFIRAYTYFELVKTFGGVPCYTGVLDLDHERLGRASVEEIYSVIEQDLNDAVSVLPKKSEVANYESSYAGRITKGAAIAMQTRIYLYEKKYDEVKKAFEKFQNECGGEYSLVAPEDYTWQFSLDGEHCSSSILEVNMYNSSTQSSYNVNNGNRHVLMSMPRNMTIGFGCAQPTQALADAYDAEGDVIRKKTTLLSTEEAIEIETAAKGDVAPVTDDRTGWYNRKLYLAPGQREENRGNNQPTNLRLIRLAEVYLNYAEACYFSGDIANAQKYLNEVRSHVNLAPKNHTGSQLFEDIMNERHLEFGMEGFRFFDVVRVGWGEKVFNGTKKAEFGAKTPFSAGAEVLPIPQTEIDISDGLITN; this is translated from the coding sequence ATGTTTAAAAACAAATATATCATAGGAATCGTACTAGCGATTTTAACAGGATTCAGCAGTTGCGCAGATTTGGATTTAGCTCCGTTAGGAAGTCCGGAGGCTGGAGATATATCAGAGGAAAGACAAGCTTTCTTGCGTCTGACCGCTGTCTATTCTGTCATGAAGGACTTCCGTTACACATGGTCGATGCAATGTTTCGGCGACGTGTTGTCGAATGATGCGACCTACAGCGGTTCTTCGAACGACGCACAAACCTTCACGTTACTGGAGAATTATCAGTATCAAGCGGATCATACCGAGATCTTGAACAAATATCGGTATTCTTACCAATGTATCAATAAGGCCAATTTGTTTATACGGGATATGGAAATGGCAGACGATGCCCTATTCTCGAAGTATGACAAGGAACAGATGATCGGTGAGGCCAAGTTTATTCGCGCCTATACTTATTTCGAGCTTGTGAAAACCTTTGGTGGTGTTCCTTGCTATACGGGAGTCTTGGATCTCGATCATGAGAGACTCGGACGTGCGTCTGTCGAAGAGATATACTCGGTTATCGAGCAAGACCTAAACGATGCGGTTAGCGTATTACCTAAGAAAAGTGAGGTGGCTAACTACGAGTCAAGCTATGCGGGAAGGATTACCAAAGGCGCGGCCATCGCTATGCAAACACGTATTTATCTGTATGAGAAAAAATACGATGAGGTAAAAAAGGCTTTCGAGAAATTCCAGAATGAGTGCGGGGGAGAGTATAGCCTAGTAGCTCCGGAAGATTACACTTGGCAATTCTCACTGGACGGCGAGCATTGTTCCTCATCGATCCTAGAAGTGAATATGTATAACTCTTCCACTCAAAGCTCGTATAACGTAAATAACGGTAACCGCCACGTATTGATGTCTATGCCCCGAAACATGACGATCGGCTTCGGTTGCGCGCAACCTACACAGGCCTTGGCGGACGCTTATGATGCTGAGGGGGATGTCATACGAAAGAAGACCACTCTCCTTTCCACGGAAGAGGCCATAGAGATCGAGACCGCAGCCAAAGGCGATGTGGCACCCGTTACGGACGACCGAACCGGTTGGTACAATCGCAAACTATATCTCGCGCCCGGGCAAAGAGAGGAGAATCGGGGAAATAATCAACCCACGAACCTCAGGCTTATCCGCCTCGCGGAGGTATATTTGAACTATGCCGAGGCTTGTTATTTCAGCGGCGATATCGCTAATGCGCAAAAGTATCTGAATGAGGTAAGAAGTCATGTCAACTTGGCTCCTAAGAACCATACAGGAAGCCAATTGTTTGAAGACATCATGAATGAGCGTCATCTGGAGTTCGGAATGGAAGGTTTCCGGTTCTTTGACGTGGTACGTGTAGGATGGGGCGAGAAAGTATTTAACGGAACCAAGAAGGCGGAATTTGGAGCTAAGACTCCTTTCAGCGCCGGTGCGGAAGTATTGCCTATACCTCAAACCGAGATTGATATTAGTGACGGTTTAATAACTAATTAA